The genomic stretch TCGCCTGACAATGAATCTCGCAGAGCCATATCCCTGTTGTTAAGCGGTGTGTGACTGCATTTTGAAATGCACTACTAGGAGAACAATGCAAGAACTGATTGATTTATGTTAagtagttaaaaatattaattgaagtTAATATGattaaagaataaagagaaacaatggccttattaaaatattttacagatgatttaaatttttaaaaaatattttctgataaaaataattttacaaattcagaaaaatataatcagCATATACTTCAAATCACACAAAATGCCACaaccaaaaataacattttggcaAAATTACTTGTAGAGTtttctatacatattttgttcCTATAGGTTagagtatataatacatacaattttatatcgTTTTTGTCATATATAACATGTCATTTTAACACAATATCACACAAATTCCTACGTTACTAAAACTTCATATTTAATGATAACTGAATATGTATATCCGACTAAAAGGCACtgaaatttagttttgtttttaaacatgtgCTGGCAAAATCAAGTGGAGAAAATAAGTTAGCCACAGAAAAATATGTGCAgtataataccatttatattgttttaaaacaggTAAAACAATTCCATGTTATACTTAGAGATATACTAGGGATACACATGTAATGAAagtagttttaaaagataaagcaGGGAATGCAAAACACCAAATTCAGGACAGTGATTACATCAGGTGGGAGGAAGTGATGTGAGCACAGGTTATCCAAGTACAGTAAACAGAAGGGATTTTAAGAGTGGAACAGTATTTTAAGTTGGGTGCTAAGTACACAGGTATTGATTGCACtttaattgcattgttttgtatatattattgtataatgcttaaaacaacaacaacaaaaaactgcgAGCCAAAGAAAACCCTACTCTAGATTTGGCTACTGGCTGCCAGTATTATAGCATAGTCACTGAGTTATGGGCTCTGAGGCCAGGTTGCCTGATCAAATCTGAATCCCTACTACTGAGTGAGTTTTGTGCACTCAGATAGTTACTAAAATTCTCTGCGAACTAAGTCATGCAGATCAAATCCAGccgtttgccttttttttttttttttcagtcttccatCTAAGAATGGTTCGTACGTTTTTAAGTGGTTGGAAGACCTGCCTTTGACCACTGTTATCAAACTATAAATGGCTTTGGAAGTTAGCTTTTTCTGCAGGCTTGATTATATTTCTCAATGAATTAAACCTAAAGCTATAAGGCATAACAGTGCTTACATACCAAACATACTGTGGTAAAGTTATTTCAGCAACTGACATTGTTTGAATCACAAGTAATTTCAAGCTGGTTTATATACTTCTGTATGTACTGTTAATAACTTAAAAAGCAAGATCTCCATACTCAAACGAATTTTCAGTAGATGTATTTTATGAATTCAAACTATAGTTCCAACAGCATCTTTTGGACCTGGatgtagatacaaaaaaaaaaaaaaattccattgcaAAAATCTACCTTAAAAGtgttgaaaataataaacatttagcTCACGTCTTCTGAGGGTCAGACATCTGGAAACAGCTTAGCTGAGTGGCTTTGGCTCAGGGTCTCATATGGTCACAGTCAAGATATCACTTGGGGCTGCAGTCACCTGAAGGCCTGAGTGGGGCTTAAGGAATAGTTGCATTTGCCTGTATTCATCAGGATTGTCCCTAGTGCTTTTCATTACCAACAATGCCAGCCTTGATCCTCAGTGGCTGGGGAATCTGCAGCTGCATGCTtgcctcccttctcccacccactCACCAAAGACATCGATGGGTACCAGTCACCATGTTGAATAAAGATGGGGTTGAACCTTTTTAAACCGTAACATAGGAAACCAACCAATTTGCCTTACTAATAACATTCTGAAAACTAAATTCTGCCAGACTAAAAATCCATTTCTAATAACTGAAGTGGGGAGCAAATGGAGCTTTTAAAGTAGGCAGCATTTCTAATCGTTTCTGTGGAACTGAGATTCCTCTGGAAGATAGGTAGCatgcaaaattttaaagttatggACAAATAAATTTGTGAAACACTAGCTAAAATCCAAATCgtttctttttctaaaggaaTTATCAGAAACTTTAACATGTTATTACAAATTATGACTCCCTATGCATCACTTTGAAATTTATTGACCTCTTGCCTTTTGTTTCaaagatgaacttttaaaaaaaaatttttttattggggaatattggggaacagtgtgtttctccggggcacatcagctccaagtcatcgtccttcaatctagttgtggagggtgcagctcaactccaagtccagtggcgttttcaatctttagttggggggagggggcggagcgcagcccaccatcccaaggaattgaaccggcaaccttgttgttgagacctggtgctctaaccaactgagcaattcGGCCGTCCCCTCTTGCCTTTTTCCAGAGGAGTATCTTGTATTTCCAGTGGAGGTTCCAtggaatatacaatgggaaacACTGGGGTGGTAATTACGTGATCAGAAACATGTTTTACGCTCATTAGTCTGGAAGCTATGTACATTTAGGATGTAGAGAGACAGAGGCAAACAAAACAGGCTAAATgtctaggaaaataaaattcaggtgATAAAAGTGATtatagaaacaacataaatacaCTGTGGAGATATATGGGCAGGACTTTGTAATTAAATGGAAATTGGTAATGGGCACAGGTTATAGGTGGTATGGAGTCATAGGTGTTTGAACTTATACATTTGGTTTGCTAGGAAAATCACAGTACTTTTTATGGACATTAGGAAGAAAAGAGCTGCACCAGAGTGGGATCTGGATAGATTCACTAACGGAATGAAAGACATATAATTAATTTTGCTTGCCAGACAGTTGAGCCTTTGATCATTACAAGTGTACTTACTTTTCCTTCCAGTAGGTCTGTTCTCCCACCTTTCCTTTCATCCTTCCAAGTTACCTCTCTTACAGTTAGCCTTATAACCAAATCTTGCTACTGAGGGAAACAATCTCATTGGCCTCCTTTTTCTCTATATCCCAAATggacattctttttaaaagttttagtgCTGATGAGTAGAGGAAGTAAATATTCTAACGGGACTCCACTTGAACACATGCTGATCTGTTACTCAGTACGATATAATAAATAAggggcaataaaaataaatagaaagttacaatgtttttctaaaaacacACAGTATtaattctttggaattttttttgtattactcTTAGAAAATTCATCTATCTTGGAATAACATCATGCTATACTTAACCactgacattaaataaaaattcattttgtatattaacaTACAGATTTTTAATAAAGTGGACTGCTCTTGGGAAAACTTAGTTATCCTTGCTTCATATAATTTCATTGAAAGGGGTTTATATTGGTTCTTGCATCCATAATAGAGTCTATGTGACTCTAGGAACACAATGTAAATTGGACACTAGTGCAGATGTTAAGAACAGGGAAAATTTAGACATTCATTACATAAAATGATGGCGCATTTATGTCAACAAGTTTCTACTCTTGTCAAATAAAACACACTAAGTTTCTTTTTcacaccattttcttttctggcacATATGCACATATTCAGTCAAAATCCTACTCCTGATGACGCCACGCCAGAACAAACAGAAATGCAGTCACTCCCACTGTGTCCTCCCTTCGTCTTGTGTACTTTTATGCTAGATTTTCGTTTCTTTGCTGACAAATCTCAGGCTTCTTTCCCTGAAGCTAAGGAACATGCTTCAAAGCCATATTTAATATTGTATCCTCTGCTAAGATTATATAATCCAACCCATGTGCCTAATACAGCCCTATTTATGCCTGTTGCCCCACCTTAATTGATAACACCCTCTTCACTCTGGTGTCCTGGGTTGCACAGTAAATATGGTCATCCTATGTATTataactcatttttctcttctcatcctCCAAGTCTCCATTTCcaattttaaccatttattttttaatggatttttagcCTCTTCTGAACGTGGGGCAGTTAATTCATTACCTTATGAGGTGGTATTTTCCACTATTAGGCATCTCTAAGTTTTATGAAAATCCTTACCGTCAGCCTTAATTCTATTATTCTTTCCCAgtttaaaactcttagaatatAGGTTTGGGATTCCCTTCTCAGCCACAGATTATCATAATGCCCAGCCTAAGGAATCTATCATATATTATTATGAATTAACATCTTTTTAGATATCTAGAATAGTATTAGTTATATACAATTTTtgggagaattgagaaaatagtCACTCAAATAATTATTTGGGTTCCATGGTTCCAAGGAGGAACCTGGGTTGAAAGGCTGCAAGGTTCTATCATTTACCTGCTGTATGACCTTGAAAAGTTTACTTCATCTTTTTGTGCCTATgtttctcagaggaaaaaaaagtataataccTCTCTTatgggctgttgtgagaattaaatgagatatataaAGCTCCATAAAAGCAGAGACCTTATCTAGAGTGTTCACAACTTCATTCTTAGTGCCTTGCACAGGTAATAGCAGGCAAAGTTCTCAACAAATACCTaaataaacattgaataaaaGCCCTTAGCACATTGCCTTACACACAGCACTCAATAaaaggtagctattattattctttcaaaCATTCTTCCTATGACCTGACTTCTAGAACTCTTACTATATTCATCACTCTTATGTAAGCTCCCTGGTTTATCAACATTCTTCTTAAGATGTAGTTCTAGTAATTCAGTTCTGTGTGGTACCTGTGCTGTCTGAACATAATTACAGACAAGAGTCCATTGCGAAAAAGCTAGTCTACTTGCTTACATAAAGAGGTGGAACTTGCAAAATCACTAACTTTCCCCTAATACCACCCTTTAAACCTTGGGGGAATGTATGTTTAggagaacaaaaatatattagCCAGTAAGGAGTGATCAGCCAGGAAACAGAAGAACCAGGAAAGTGCAGTATTATGGAGAACCATTGCAAGCAGTGCGCTTATTACCACTTCACCTAATGAACAGTCCAGTGTGGTGATTACCTGTTACGGGCCTCCCCATCTAGCGTATACCTGTTGGTCTCCTTGATGGCAGGACAGTGTCAAGTTCCTTCACAGTGCTTACCACAGAGACGATCTAacgtttccatttttttgttaatttgggGAGAATAGATTCTGATTAAGGAAGCTGAGATTGAGTGCACGTAATAAAATAACCAATGAAAGTATAAAAATTCATTTGGAGCCTttggcaaagaaagaaatgtaaattggcTTGATAATTTGAAAGAGTAGcaaagtttaacttttttttttttttaagtatggttAAGGTTGAAGTTTGTAGATATTCCTGAAGAAAAAGTGGAGGGAGATGGAAAATGGAAGAGggtaaatgttaaaaacaagGTAATAGGATTATTGGGCAATAGGAGGAAAGATAAACCAGGGCAATAAATTGAAGCATTTCCTTTTGACCAACAGAAGTACAGGTCGAGGGAGTAGTCCGAGGTAGAAAGGTAGGTAGTTAAGGAAGGTCAATTACAAGTCTCAAAGTAGGAGAATctgccagggaagggagggaaggcttGTGGAAAGCACAGAAATTTGGATCCATTGTTTGAACGCAGCGCACAGAGGGTGAATAAAAGGACTGTTGACCTCTGGGAAGGGTGGTCCCACCGGCTCAGCTAGCTTTGTGCCTACCTAAGAAAAAAGATCTCTTCCACCTCTTCCTGAACTAATCATTCTGGCCGCTTAAAACCATCTGAGTTCAGCAACAGGAAAATTTTCCTTTGTGCTAGGCTATATTAACAGGATTCCTACgtcttttttaaatagcaaaacaaaaatacaccCCTCTAAAAATAAGACTGCGGCTGCATCACGAAAGGATTTGAGAGAGGCCTTGTTAACGAGCTAATTAACGGGAGGCGGGAGGTGTTCACTTTAAGACGAAAACCTCCAAACGCCATCAAATGCTGTTGCAGCCGCTTCTTAGGAGATCGAGTTTAACCCCAGGGGTCGGGTAAGGTGAGAATCTCGCTTGACAGCTTCGGATCCGCCCATCAGGGTCCCTTCCCTTTATAAAGTGCGTTGGACTCCAGCTGCCACCAGTCGCCCGCCGGCTCTCGGTCCGAACGCTTGGCGGCACCGCCTGCCTGGGAGTAGGTTCTGGATGAATGGCTTCGGGCCAGGTAACAAGAAAGCTGTCTCCAGAGAACATTGCCCACGCTAAGGCCGACCGGCTGAAGTCGCCGTGGGAAGAGCGGCCGGCCACTCTCTTTCCTTGATCGCCGGCAGACATGGACACATAATTTAGGGCCATCTTCAAATACTAGCCGCTGTATTTGTGTTCTGTCCCTCAGACAAAGCAGGCCCTCCGCCGCTCCACAGATCAACTCAGCCGGTCTCGGACACCGGGACCAAAGCCACCGCAACCCATAACTACAGTCGCAGCCGGTCAAGAAGCCGCCTGTGAGCGTTCTCCTCAAGAGCATGCGCAGTGCGTCAGCGCACGTCGACGCCGACAGAGAGCGAGCGTGATTGACGTTTACGTCAGTGACGCCTGGGAGCGCGAGGACGTAAGTTTCAGAGAGTGCGCAGTAGGTGCGTTGGCGACGACCCTTAGGCCTTTTTAGGGAGGGGGCGACGCTGAGATGGGGGCGGCGGCAGCGGAAGCGGATCGCACTCTCTTTGTAGGCAACCTTGAAACTAAAGTGACCGAGGAGCTCCTTTTCGAGCTTTTCCACCAGGTAAGCGGCTGGGATCAGACTTTTCTTTTCGTTTTCCGCTCTCTTGGGGCTCGGCCCATCGCTCATCCCGGCTTTTTTCGCGCAAGCTTGGCTATCAGTCCGGGCACCCGACAGGTGGGCCGGTTGAGGCTGAAGGAACGCTTAGAAAGGCGTTCGCTGGGTGTcgccttatttttaaaaaacctacttAGTTCATTACAAAGTGAGGACTAAAGGTGGTGGAGGGATACTCAATGAAGCGTTCCCGAGATGAAGATTCAGGGGTCCTAAAGGGACATAATACATGTGGGTTCTTCCTTAAGcagtgtttttggtttctttgtaagttaatttaaaaattttaaaattacagttaacATGCAGtgtcattagtttcaggtgtacagcatagtgattagacatttaaatagagcagtgtttttttctattcttccttcTTGCATCTTCCCCTTAGGATATTTTGTCTTTGATTTATCTGattgataaattatatttcaatttcttagtatctgttttccagtttcttataaaattgcaACGTTGAAATAGACTCAAATACTCCGTAGAAAAGCAGCACTGTGTTTCTGTATTAAAATGTGTTAGAAATTCTAAGTAGTCTGTACCCTCCAGTTCCATCCTTCCACAACTGATGTTTGATTAATCGATACAAAAGTGAATTTTTGGTTCAAGAAAAccactttttcttgtttctaacaCACTTTAATTTCCATGGAGTGGGAAAGTGATGGATGTTGGTCATCTTGTTGAAGTCATAAAGTGCTGAGAAATGTAAATTCTGTGATTGTGTTTCTAGTTCCTTATGGACTCACTTCCCCAAATAAATTAATCTAATCTTCAGTTATATCTGAGTACCTTTGTTCTAGTTGAGGTggaaatctgtatttattttttagaattcctGATtacatttctgttcattttaaaccTTGTAAAATTCGAGTGTTTTCCTGAAATTGCCTTATTTaaattgtaaacttttttttctatagGCTGGGCcagtaataaaagtgaaaattccaAAAGATAAGGATGGTAAACCAAAACAGTTTGCATTTGTGAATTTCAAGCATGAAGTATCTGTTCCTTATGCAATGAATCTACTTAATGGAATCAAACTTTTTGGAAGGCCCATCAAAATTCAGTTTAGATCAGGTAACTATTCAGTGATATTTTGTTCAGGAAGAGGGATTATTtgctgctttgtttgtttttaactttattattcagttataaaGAATCTGTTTTGGGCGAAAATACTTTTAGCTTTGTGAATAGTAAATAGTACCCCTGAAGATGGGTAACACTGACAGCATGGGTTTTGAAAGTTGTAATTTTAGAACTGAGTTTATATTGTTAGAAAGACTTGGGTTTGGATTCATGCTCTGAAAGGAGGAAggattattttctgaaaatactcttcctggcttctttgtaatttacttttataaattttgattctTGATCACGTGAGGATGAAATTTCCATGTATCCAGTCTTACAATTTAGTGTGAGGATCAGAATATTATGGCCAGAGTAGATATTTATACATTGGATATTACCTTATTCGGGACTGTTTGTTTTTGATATATCTGTTATTAAACACTTAGAATTTTCACTCTGATGAAACTGTAAAGCAGTCTACTAAAATTTGAGGTTTTCTCTTTTAGCCTATATGTACCTTTTTGGAGTGATTTAGGGTGGGGGAGACAATTTCAAATTAACTTTTCTATCAAGaagaatttttcaaatgatttcattttaggAAGTAGCCATGCCTCACAGGATGTTAGTTTGTCATATCCCCAGCATCATGTTGGAAATTCAAGCCCCACCTCCACATCTCCTAGCAGGTAATATTTCTTACCTATTGTTAAAGTCATTTGTAAGGAATGTTTTTTAGGTAGTGATCTCAGAATGCATAATGAGTGattggttttcttctttatgttcctACCTCTTTATTCTTCTATATTATTTGCTATGTTGAATTACAACTGACCTTAGCCAAAAGGCCTAGAAGTGATAGGTTGAATTGTAGTTACATATGCATCTATTCTAAGGGGACTATAGACCTACACATTATATATAGTACCCTTAAAATGGATACATATATAACTATGTTTATGTTCATTTGCAAAGGCATAcccacaccatatatatatatataaactgaaacaaaatttctGAAAGCATTCCTTACCCCCCTGATTACTTGCAGGAAACTCAATTTTCCctattagtttcttttaaaaattcaaattagttTTATGACCACTAATTGGTTGTTATCGGCAGCCTATTAGTAAGCAAGCTACTGGACTAAGAATTCTGTAGAGGTGGGTTCTAGGTCTGCCTCTACCAGTTGTAAAATCTTGAGCCTGGTCCTATCCTACCATTTGTAAGGGAAAAGAAGTTGAATTGAATGATCTCTAAAATCTGTTCCAGTCCCTGAGGGTTAGAAAAGAGACCATGTGAATATTTACTTAATCttatttaagtaaatgaaattgGGGAGGCTGACATTTTACCAGAGACAGTTTTTTCCCTGGTATATCCATAGAGCTATTTATCAATCATAAAAGGCTTCATTCAAGAAAGTTAAATACCTGTCATATGTCGGGTTTTTTTAACCAAGGTTTTGcatttatgatctcatttattcctcacagcagTCTTATGAGGTAGGGAAGATTATTATCTCTTCTTTGTATATGAGGAATGGAGGTTAACATGCTCAAGTCGAACTGCTCCTAAGCAGTGGGCTGGGGTACAAACCCGGGCATTGTGATCAAGTCCAGTTTATGATATGCTTGCTGCCTAATGGAGCTTAAAGTCTAGATGACTACCTGTTTAATTACTACAGTAAGTTCTCTAAGGAAGGAGTAGAAAGTGCTTGGAGAAAGTTTTAACAAGGAGAGATGATATAAATGAATGAGGACCTGAAAGAGTACAATGTACCTACATCATAATGAATGAGAAATGGAGAGTAGTGGATGATATTGGTGAAGTAGAGGCTGGATGATACAATCTTTCTTATAGGCTATAATCTGGATTTTGGAATTTTACCCTGTAAAATTCCAAACTGTAGGAAGACATTGAAATGTTTTCAGTAGCGTAGTAATAGGAACaggtttgtattttaaagaactgGTTGCAGTGGGAGAATGGATTGGAAGGACGAGGGTGAAAATagaccagttaggaagctattGGTAGTAAAGTATTGGTATTAGTATGTAGCAAGATAGCAAGGAAATTAATTGGGGTGAGGTTGCTGATTTGGATTAGGGTAGTGCCAAGAGctggagagaaatggatggataTGAAAAGATATTGGAAGGTGAAATTGTAATAAAGCAATAGTGTAAAAAAGGTTCCTGCTTAGGATCCTTTCTTACCAGCTGAAGTTAATGGTGTTTACAAACTTCTTAGTACAGTTAAAATTTGGAGCATCTCCATCCACTTTTATGGAACCTTCAAAGGTATCTTAGGTGgaggaaaaaaagcttttaaaccCCCACTTAgaatttcttggggaaaaaatatgcAAGTAAGTACTTTAGTTTTAATCAAAGTCTAGAGTGTacattattttcatacttttgttataagtaaaattatagtttttacCCCCTTCACATACAGATATGTCACTGATTTAAGAAAACTCAAAAAGATCTAAACTATAAGCAAATTAATTGGTAATTTGATTCCAagggcatattttaaaataaaattataacacttTCTAAGTGAGATTTTCTGTGCAGCAAGTTACCTCTTTCGGAACTGAGAAGTAAGGTGTAagttcttaaaattaatattctatttatgTTGCAGACCCCTAATTCCTTACTCTTCaaaacctgttttttttcctggctcAGTGTATGTCTGCCTAGTTGCTCAAGCTAAAAATCtagattttagtttttatttctttccctcatCTGTCATATGTAATTGATCAAATCCTTTTCATTTTAGTTCTCAATCTAGGCCTTTGCACTAGCCCAGGcattgacaattttttttccataaaggacCAGATAGTTAATATTCTACACATTGCAGGCCATAGAGTTTCTTTCTCTGCCATTGTAGCGCTACATAgataatacaaaaacaagaaagCATGGTCATGTTCCACTAAAACTGTTTACAAGAACGATTTGTCCCACAGGTTATGGTTTGCTCACCTTTGCATTAGTCTTTCCCTCAGGTGGAATGTTCTTCTTCCAGGTAAACTTGATATTCAGCTCTCGCTTCAAATGTCTCTTTAGAAAGGCCATCCCTGACCAGCCACGCTAACGTGGAATCCTTtatctctctcttgctctttggACATTCAGTATATCACTTATGACCTTACTTAGCACCTCCATGAAAGCAGATAaccttgtttgtcttgttcttttctacCTTTGAGAACTATGTCTTGCTTATTGGTATGTAGTAAATACTTGTTTAATGAATGATTATatgttggttttcttattttttgcagGTATGAAAGGACTGTGGATAACATGACTCCATCAACACAAGTAATTCAGAgatctttctcttctccagaaaATTTTCAGAGACAAGCAGTAgtaggttgattttttttcaacttgagttgcttaaaaaaaaaattacacttagttaaaatgttcagataattctttttaatttttatttattttttattattggggaatattggggaacagtgtgtttttccaggatgtcaagtcattttttcaatctagttttggggggtgcagctcagctccaaattaagttgttgttttcaatctggttgtagagggca from Rhinolophus ferrumequinum isolate MPI-CBG mRhiFer1 chromosome 11, mRhiFer1_v1.p, whole genome shotgun sequence encodes the following:
- the C11H11orf71 gene encoding uncharacterized protein C11orf71 homolog; its protein translation is MALNYVSMSAGDQGKRVAGRSSHGDFSRSALAWAMFSGDSFLVTWPEAIHPEPTPRQAVPPSVRTESRRATGGSWSPTHFIKGRDPDGRIRSCQARFSPYPTPGVKLDLLRSGCNSI
- the RBM7 gene encoding RNA-binding protein 7 isoform X1, coding for MGAAAAEADRTLFVGNLETKVTEELLFELFHQAGPVIKVKIPKDKDGKPKQFAFVNFKHEVSVPYAMNLLNGIKLFGRPIKIQFRSGSSHASQDVSLSYPQHHVGNSSPTSTSPSRYERTVDNMTPSTQVIQRSFSSPENFQRQAVMNNVLRQMSYSGKYGSPHLDQSGFSPSVQSHNHTFNQSSSSQWRQDTPSSQRQVRQNSHPYIADRHYSREQRYTDHGSDHHYRGRDDFFYEDRNHDGWSHDYDNRRDSRAGKWHSSRH
- the RBM7 gene encoding RNA-binding protein 7 isoform X2, whose translation is MGAAAAEADRTLFVGNLETKVTEELLFELFHQAGPVIKVKIPKDKDGKPKQFAFVNFKHEVSVPYAMNLLNGIKLFGRPIKIQFRSGSSHASQDVSLSYPQHHVGNSSPTSTSPSRYERTVDNMTPSTQMNNVLRQMSYSGKYGSPHLDQSGFSPSVQSHNHTFNQSSSSQWRQDTPSSQRQVRQNSHPYIADRHYSREQRYTDHGSDHHYRGRDDFFYEDRNHDGWSHDYDNRRDSRAGKWHSSRH